One genomic region from Hoeflea algicola encodes:
- a CDS encoding RidA family protein → MDSGRIEHPTAAQQHVTAGPYSPVLMITPGPIAVISGQAALDLEGNLIGETITDQTHKTIENCRAQLAHAGCDLDDVFKVNVFLADLNEWSQFNEVYKRYFTSPMPVRTAIGCALRRSYKVELEMWAAIPQTTLVQGRSQHLE, encoded by the coding sequence ATGGACTCCGGACGCATTGAACATCCAACAGCCGCCCAACAACACGTCACCGCAGGGCCTTACTCGCCGGTACTGATGATTACGCCCGGACCAATTGCCGTCATCTCTGGCCAAGCCGCACTGGATCTTGAAGGCAATCTTATCGGGGAGACAATTACCGACCAAACCCATAAGACGATCGAGAATTGCAGGGCCCAATTGGCGCATGCTGGTTGTGATCTTGATGACGTATTCAAGGTCAACGTATTCTTGGCAGATCTCAATGAATGGTCGCAATTCAATGAGGTCTATAAGCGGTATTTCACCTCCCCTATGCCTGTACGCACGGCTATAGGGTGTGCGTTGCGGCGTTCCTACAAGGTGGAGCTTGAAATGTGGGCCGCGATCCCGCAAACAACTTTGGTACAGGGTCGATCACAGCATTTGGAATAA
- a CDS encoding TRAP transporter small permease subunit produces MRRWSVISRNIESWIARIASCSGYLMVPLVLVTIFDVVTRKFFTLGSTGFQELEWHFHTLVFCGILAFVIQADRNVRIDIFYDQFSVRKKAWIDVLGYLLFALPFLGTIFIFALHFVVAAYTSGEGSFSTQGIPHRWLIKSALLIGIALMLVQVILEIIKRINTLLGHGDTMGLAPNAGDEVSPVNEADGVKQ; encoded by the coding sequence ATGCGACGCTGGTCAGTGATATCAAGGAATATTGAAAGCTGGATCGCGCGGATCGCATCCTGTAGCGGCTATCTAATGGTTCCCCTAGTTTTGGTTACAATATTTGATGTCGTAACCAGAAAGTTCTTCACCCTCGGCTCGACCGGGTTTCAGGAACTTGAATGGCATTTTCACACACTGGTGTTTTGCGGGATCTTGGCATTTGTGATCCAGGCTGACAGGAACGTCAGGATAGATATCTTCTACGATCAATTCTCTGTCCGAAAAAAAGCCTGGATTGACGTCCTCGGGTACCTCCTGTTTGCCTTGCCTTTTCTTGGAACCATCTTCATTTTTGCCTTACATTTTGTAGTCGCCGCCTACACGTCAGGAGAGGGATCCTTTTCGACCCAAGGAATTCCGCATCGCTGGTTAATCAAATCTGCACTTCTGATCGGGATTGCCTTGATGTTGGTTCAAGTGATCCTGGAGATTATCAAACGCATTAACACGCTGTTGGGTCATGGCGACACCATGGGCTTGGCCCCGAACGCTGGCGACGAGGTTTCCCCGGTTAATGAAGCCGACGGTGTGAAACAATGA
- a CDS encoding helix-turn-helix transcriptional regulator has translation MSFAMAQDLLRLAQMAASRRGGVSLEGICTVFDVSHRTAQRMTEALDVAFGNVTTVDAEDRRRYWRLDARPPERLLAGLTPRDATRSEADAEAVLASLSQVMRPGSTVAPSPGVTDAVMDALRGPFRLRVIYGSVDATPRVIEPLGLLLCHRSYLVARQPSHSETILNFRRDRIHAADVLNESLVFAPSFTLESYAAKAFGVYQDPAQYGEVIWRFAPEAAVRAAEFRLHPTQVLEPQDDGSLIVRFTAAGWLEMAWHLYQWGDKVEMIAPDGLRTLDEGYQRPDFEALP, from the coding sequence ATGTCTTTCGCCATGGCTCAGGATCTGCTCCGTCTTGCCCAGATGGCCGCTTCCAGGCGGGGTGGCGTCAGCCTTGAGGGTATCTGCACCGTGTTCGACGTCTCGCACCGCACGGCGCAACGCATGACTGAGGCCCTGGACGTCGCCTTCGGCAATGTCACGACCGTAGACGCCGAGGACCGCCGAAGATATTGGCGGCTGGACGCGCGCCCACCCGAGCGGCTGCTGGCGGGGCTGACACCCCGTGACGCAACGAGGTCTGAAGCCGATGCCGAGGCGGTATTGGCCAGTCTCAGTCAGGTCATGCGTCCCGGTTCGACCGTCGCCCCGAGCCCCGGCGTGACGGATGCGGTCATGGACGCGCTGCGAGGCCCGTTTCGATTGCGCGTCATCTACGGATCTGTGGATGCGACGCCTAGGGTGATCGAACCGCTCGGCCTGCTGCTGTGCCACCGGAGCTACCTTGTGGCGCGGCAACCATCGCACAGCGAAACGATTCTGAACTTCCGCAGGGACAGGATCCATGCCGCCGATGTGCTGAACGAAAGCCTTGTGTTCGCCCCAAGCTTCACTTTGGAAAGCTATGCCGCCAAGGCTTTCGGCGTTTATCAGGATCCTGCGCAATACGGCGAGGTGATCTGGCGCTTCGCGCCCGAGGCTGCCGTGCGTGCCGCCGAATTTCGCCTTCACCCCACGCAGGTCCTGGAGCCACAGGATGATGGAAGCCTGATCGTTCGGTTCACTGCGGCCGGATGGCTCGAGATGGCGTGGCATCTCTATCAGTGGGGCGACAAGGTCGAGATGATAGCGCCTGACGGGCTGCGAACCTTGGACGAAGGGTATCAGAGGCCGGATTTCGAGGCCTTGCCGTGA
- a CDS encoding FadR/GntR family transcriptional regulator: MSRKGMPNIVYGKIFEAISNGTFPLNSRLPSENVLAGNYNVSRPTVRMALEFLKEDGLIYSVRGSGNYIKFAPRIQKNATHNFDTLSDLQRCFEFRTSLEADAAYYCARRHTSSDLIKLKSILEAMSSDLDAGISEEKDIEFHQMITICSKNEFYLRAFNELLEPLSNGMRIAHQNSLARPRDYLLGVQDEHRAIVDAIEARKPEGARQAMKHHLINFRDRLFDGISLDGGTTL; this comes from the coding sequence ATGAGCCGAAAAGGGATGCCGAACATTGTCTATGGAAAAATCTTCGAGGCGATTTCGAATGGTACATTTCCACTGAATAGTCGGTTACCATCAGAAAATGTGCTGGCAGGTAATTATAATGTTTCGCGCCCTACTGTGCGTATGGCGCTCGAATTTCTAAAGGAAGACGGCCTGATTTATTCTGTAAGAGGATCAGGAAACTACATTAAATTTGCGCCGAGGATCCAGAAAAACGCCACCCATAATTTTGACACGCTTTCAGATTTGCAACGCTGTTTCGAGTTTCGAACATCCCTTGAGGCCGACGCTGCCTACTACTGCGCGCGTCGGCATACTAGCTCTGACCTCATCAAGCTAAAGTCCATTCTCGAAGCGATGTCGAGTGATCTGGATGCGGGTATATCGGAAGAGAAGGACATCGAATTTCACCAGATGATCACAATCTGTTCCAAGAATGAATTTTACCTGCGTGCATTCAATGAGCTGCTGGAGCCGCTGTCCAATGGTATGCGAATTGCTCACCAGAATTCCCTCGCCCGTCCGCGCGACTACTTGCTTGGCGTGCAGGATGAACACAGGGCAATCGTCGATGCGATTGAAGCCCGGAAGCCTGAAGGCGCCCGTCAGGCGATGAAACATCACCTGATTAATTTCCGCGATCGCCTCTTTGATGGAATCAGCCTCGACGGTGGCACCACACTGTAA
- a CDS encoding TRAP transporter substrate-binding protein codes for MKFTTGLIGGVISCAMAISLGSQANAQQANWKFSSAYNRTVPIFGEAALGIAQKTTEASNRQLRIQFFDPGALVPAAGIFDAVGEGAIDAGYAGTGFFVSREPALAFFDSIPFGPGLSEYIAWIKDGGGAELRDEILKPYNIKALTCGVNMPEAGGWYNKEINSGADFSGLKMRIVGLGGRVLEKLGASTQILAPGDIYPSLERGVIDATEFSNPASDLGLGLYEVAKYYYFPGWQQQISFQTLFVNLDRWNELPSAQQQLLEAVCAETMIQMIARGESAQTAALAEFRSKDVEIRTFPDVVLSDVKAAWEDVRVDLESGNENFAKVSGSLRAFQEDYKQWSTIGYLK; via the coding sequence ATGAAATTTACAACAGGGCTGATCGGCGGTGTCATTTCCTGCGCCATGGCGATTTCGCTGGGCTCCCAGGCAAATGCCCAACAGGCTAATTGGAAGTTTTCAAGTGCATACAACCGCACGGTACCGATTTTTGGCGAGGCCGCCCTTGGTATTGCTCAGAAGACGACCGAGGCAAGTAATCGTCAGTTGAGAATTCAGTTTTTTGATCCCGGGGCGCTGGTGCCAGCGGCCGGAATTTTTGACGCGGTCGGCGAGGGAGCGATTGATGCAGGATATGCTGGCACCGGATTCTTTGTCTCTAGAGAACCTGCGTTGGCATTTTTCGATTCCATTCCGTTCGGCCCAGGCCTCTCAGAATATATCGCCTGGATCAAGGATGGCGGTGGGGCCGAGTTGCGCGACGAAATCCTGAAGCCCTACAATATCAAAGCGCTGACCTGCGGTGTGAATATGCCCGAGGCCGGCGGCTGGTATAACAAGGAAATCAACAGCGGCGCAGACTTCTCTGGGCTGAAGATGCGCATTGTCGGCCTTGGTGGTCGTGTGCTTGAGAAGCTTGGCGCATCGACGCAGATTCTCGCTCCCGGTGATATCTATCCTTCTCTCGAAAGAGGTGTGATTGATGCAACTGAATTTTCTAACCCTGCCTCCGACCTTGGGTTGGGTTTATATGAAGTCGCCAAGTATTACTACTTCCCTGGCTGGCAACAGCAGATCAGTTTCCAAACCCTATTTGTCAATCTTGACCGGTGGAATGAACTGCCATCAGCGCAACAGCAATTGCTTGAGGCCGTCTGTGCGGAAACTATGATCCAGATGATCGCGCGCGGGGAATCAGCCCAGACAGCAGCGTTGGCTGAGTTTCGTAGTAAGGATGTTGAGATCAGAACATTCCCGGACGTCGTGTTGAGCGACGTCAAGGCAGCTTGGGAAGACGTTCGTGTTGATCTTGAAAGTGGGAATGAAAATTTCGCGAAGGTTTCAGGGTCCCTGCGCGCATTCCAGGAAGACTACAAACAGTGGTCAACTATTGGCTATCTAAAGTAA
- a CDS encoding TM0106 family RecB-like putative nuclease, whose product MRNLDGCIFLSASDLMRFMGCAHAITLDLAHMRGTGPKPREDSEDTALLQKQGDAHEAAHLARLKAAGRNVVEIARGNLASDAEATRAALAAGPDVVFQGAFLSGNWGGWSDFLERIERPSALGAYSYEVADTKLKRRPHPKHVLQLVLYSDLLSEVQGAAPEVAHVELGGGTRATLRLSDYAAYARMARARLEGFVADPPPTRPIPCADCGLCRWGDHCADVWQAEDSLFNVANISRGQVKKLEAAGIQTMEALAGLDHPIRGMAENTRLRLVTQARLQHARKTGLPAFELRAPEPGKGFDLLPEPQAGDLFYDIEGDPHFEGGLEYLHGVWFDGQFRAFWAHDHAAEARALAGLLEFFRARLTAYPDARIYHYAPYEITALRRLTTKYGIGEAFLDRLLRERRFVDLFAVVRGALIGSEPNYSIKSMEAFYDRKRDGEVKTAGGSVVAYERWRETGEQQILDEIEDYNRVDCISTEELRDWLVGIRPSGPWPSLGQDAGMKEAEEDADTQELRSALAASDLPEDRQEMLFNLGLFHKREAKPAQWAVFDSVGKDVDDLIDDLDALAGLEAVGAAEPVKRSMARTYRFPPQETKLRGGRSATVPVYDGPPATISIAALDRTAREITLKAGAAKAHLLSDRLTLHPDWPLNTGVIAAALRDVIADQCGPRRFTAVDDLLSRAAPRLTTGTKPDLLDGADPVAGAIAAVGAMDGTVLPIQGPPGTGKTYVTARAILSLVRKGYRVGVASNSHEAIRNVLMGCLAALEDAELAHKVSGDEDGYPEGFTGITRATSNDDPALTEAHVVGGTAFFFSRPEFEQTLDWLFVDEAGQVGLANMVAMGRAARNIVLVGDPRQLPQVIQGAHPDPANLSCLDWMLGDHATVPPDRGIFLPVSRRMHPDVCRFISNQVYEGRLTSHPDTSSQAVTGTAFPPAGAFWVPVPHEGNAQIALEEVTAIKAAAADLLNGTWTDRDGTMRSMRQSDIIVVAPYNVQVNALRDALPEGIRVGTVDKFQGQEAPVCLVSMTASSAEETPRGMDFLFSLNRINVAVSRAKGLALVFGAPRLREAKCETVEQMRLVNTLCALEMYV is encoded by the coding sequence ATGAGGAACCTCGACGGCTGTATATTCCTGTCCGCCTCGGATCTCATGCGCTTCATGGGGTGCGCGCACGCGATTACCCTTGATCTGGCACACATGCGCGGCACCGGACCAAAGCCGCGCGAAGACAGCGAAGACACGGCGCTGCTACAGAAGCAGGGCGACGCCCACGAGGCCGCCCATCTGGCCCGGCTCAAAGCGGCGGGCAGAAACGTGGTGGAGATAGCGAGGGGCAACCTCGCGAGTGACGCCGAGGCCACGCGTGCGGCGCTGGCTGCTGGTCCGGACGTGGTGTTTCAGGGCGCTTTCCTGTCAGGCAATTGGGGCGGCTGGTCTGATTTCCTGGAGCGCATCGAGAGACCCTCCGCGCTCGGAGCGTACAGCTACGAGGTGGCCGACACGAAGCTGAAGCGCCGCCCGCACCCCAAGCATGTTTTGCAACTGGTGCTCTATTCCGATCTGCTGAGCGAGGTTCAGGGCGCGGCGCCCGAGGTCGCCCATGTCGAATTGGGGGGCGGCACCCGCGCGACCCTTCGGCTATCGGACTACGCCGCCTATGCCCGCATGGCGCGGGCGCGGCTCGAAGGGTTCGTCGCCGATCCGCCGCCAACCCGTCCGATCCCCTGCGCGGACTGTGGTCTTTGCCGCTGGGGCGACCATTGCGCCGACGTCTGGCAGGCCGAAGATAGCCTGTTCAACGTCGCCAACATCAGCCGTGGGCAGGTGAAGAAACTGGAAGCTGCGGGCATCCAGACCATGGAAGCCCTCGCCGGTCTCGATCATCCGATCCGCGGCATGGCGGAAAACACACGCCTCCGCCTGGTGACGCAGGCCCGCCTTCAGCATGCCCGCAAAACTGGGCTGCCCGCCTTCGAATTGCGCGCACCGGAACCCGGCAAAGGGTTCGATCTGCTGCCCGAGCCGCAGGCCGGCGATCTTTTCTACGACATCGAAGGCGACCCACATTTCGAGGGCGGTCTGGAGTATCTCCACGGCGTCTGGTTCGACGGACAATTCCGGGCGTTCTGGGCGCATGACCATGCTGCCGAGGCGCGTGCGCTCGCTGGTCTGCTGGAGTTCTTCCGTGCGCGCCTCACGGCTTATCCGGACGCGCGCATCTATCACTATGCGCCCTACGAGATCACCGCCCTGCGCCGACTGACCACGAAGTACGGGATCGGCGAGGCGTTCCTCGATCGGCTTCTGCGGGAGCGGCGGTTCGTTGATCTGTTCGCCGTCGTGCGCGGTGCGCTGATCGGCTCTGAGCCGAATTACTCCATCAAGTCGATGGAGGCCTTCTACGACCGCAAGCGCGATGGCGAGGTAAAGACCGCGGGCGGCTCGGTCGTCGCCTATGAGCGGTGGCGCGAGACTGGGGAGCAGCAGATCCTCGACGAGATCGAGGATTACAACCGCGTAGACTGCATTTCGACCGAGGAGTTGAGGGATTGGCTGGTCGGCATTCGACCCAGCGGCCCCTGGCCGTCGCTCGGTCAGGATGCGGGCATGAAGGAGGCGGAGGAGGACGCCGACACGCAAGAGCTGCGTTCGGCTTTGGCAGCCTCCGACCTACCCGAGGACCGGCAGGAGATGCTGTTCAACCTCGGGCTTTTCCACAAGCGCGAAGCGAAGCCCGCGCAATGGGCGGTGTTCGATAGCGTTGGCAAGGACGTGGACGATCTGATCGACGATCTCGACGCGCTTGCCGGGCTCGAGGCCGTGGGCGCGGCTGAGCCCGTGAAACGCTCGATGGCGCGCACCTATCGCTTCCCGCCGCAGGAGACGAAATTGCGGGGTGGCAGGTCGGCGACGGTGCCGGTCTATGACGGACCGCCCGCCACGATCAGCATCGCCGCTCTGGACCGGACCGCGCGTGAGATCACCCTCAAGGCCGGGGCAGCGAAGGCGCATCTTCTCTCAGACCGCCTGACGCTTCACCCGGACTGGCCGCTCAACACCGGTGTCATCGCCGCTGCCCTGCGCGATGTGATTGCCGACCAATGCGGGCCGCGCCGATTCACGGCCGTAGACGATCTGTTGTCTCGCGCGGCGCCGCGCCTGACGACTGGCACGAAGCCTGACCTGTTGGATGGCGCCGATCCGGTCGCGGGCGCGATTGCGGCCGTGGGCGCGATGGACGGCACCGTTCTGCCTATTCAGGGGCCGCCGGGCACGGGCAAGACCTATGTCACCGCGCGTGCGATCTTGTCTCTGGTGCGCAAGGGTTATCGGGTCGGCGTCGCATCGAACAGCCACGAGGCCATCCGGAACGTGCTGATGGGCTGTCTCGCCGCGTTGGAAGACGCCGAACTGGCCCACAAGGTGAGCGGCGACGAGGATGGCTATCCCGAAGGCTTCACCGGCATCACGCGGGCCACGTCCAACGACGACCCTGCGTTGACGGAGGCCCATGTTGTTGGGGGCACCGCATTCTTCTTCTCGCGCCCGGAGTTCGAGCAGACCTTGGACTGGCTCTTCGTCGACGAGGCAGGACAGGTTGGCCTCGCCAACATGGTGGCCATGGGGCGTGCCGCGCGGAACATCGTGCTGGTCGGCGACCCGCGCCAGCTGCCGCAGGTGATCCAGGGCGCGCATCCGGATCCTGCGAACCTCTCCTGCCTCGACTGGATGCTCGGCGATCACGCGACGGTGCCACCGGACCGCGGTATTTTTCTGCCTGTCTCGCGCCGGATGCATCCAGACGTCTGCCGCTTCATTTCCAACCAGGTGTATGAGGGTCGGTTGACCAGCCACCCCGACACCTCGAGCCAAGCGGTGACCGGCACTGCGTTTCCTCCAGCGGGTGCGTTCTGGGTGCCGGTCCCGCATGAGGGGAACGCCCAGATCGCACTCGAGGAAGTAACCGCAATCAAGGCAGCCGCAGCTGACCTATTGAACGGCACATGGACCGACAGAGACGGCACGATGCGCTCCATGCGGCAGTCGGATATCATCGTGGTCGCACCCTACAACGTGCAGGTTAATGCGCTTAGGGACGCACTGCCCGAAGGCATCCGCGTCGGCACCGTGGACAAGTTTCAAGGCCAGGAAGCGCCGGTCTGCCTTGTGTCGATGACCGCCTCATCAGCCGAGGAAACGCCACGCGGCATGGACTTCCTGTTCTCGCTCAACCGGATCAACGTCGCTGTGTCCCGTGCAAAGGGCCTTGCGTTGGTCTTCGGCGCTCCGCGCCTGCGCGAGGCGAAATGCGAGACGGTCGAGCAGATGCGGCTGGTGAATACGCTGTGTGCTTTGGAGATGTATGTATGA
- a CDS encoding UvrD-helicase domain-containing protein: MESRKPSSLIRLQQRSLYRFLADPFGRSTRALELDGNYIRTTRRGEVVSISLQSLATAPFIRKGMLGTALTISSSEYNDVTLKGAGHRDAHVFSKRVKDAWNRFNLAALEKEAARLDRVLAEVMSLAAPSRYPAACQIAPLLEQARALNESLLSKLNAEVIGRETVARIAPVRKFAGDPRTLRANGIAAFVTAELDRWKDFFDTIETKPLTPEQRLSVVVDEDATLVLAGAGSGKTSVITAKAAYLIKAGIRQPKEVLLLAFAKNAAEEMSKRVEARSGVPIVARTFNAIAYDIIGIVEGSKPALADHATDDMAFTNLIKQILKDLVDRLSDVSMAIIRWFAHFLVEPNSEWDFKTKHDFYTHMEAQDLRTLQGEKVKSYEELQIANWLYENGVEYEYEPVYEHKIPETGRRDYQPDFRLTESGIYIEHFGVRHQKMADGSERLVTAPFVDRDEYLAGMEWKRQVHAEYKTTLIETYSYERQERRLLEGLAEKLAPHVNLKPRPVETIYDRIVELNQVDEFSKLLGTFLRKFKSGGYSLQDCETKSDRMKLGKRARAFLDVFAPVFEEYQKRLEGRIDFEDMILRAAHYAETGRYDSPFRHILVDEFQDISQSRARLVKALKAQHPDVRVFAVGDDWQSIFRFAGSDIHLMRHFGQEFGGSFDGETDVHRSVDLGRTFRSIDQIAFAARTFVLRNPAQIQKLIVPAGTATEPAIRIVTVSKGEDKAKLAEVLAAMSAVVAQVVKPATVLLLGRYRFVEPDLRDLRRRFPRLKISFKTIHASKGLEADHVILLNADSGRTGFPSEIVDDPLLSMVSPEEEAFQNAEERRVMYVAMTRARHTLTILASKARPSSFVTELKKDPVYGIAALPGMELEEHGCGECGGRLLGVRGKDGRIWYRCEHVQHCGNLLPACQSCGAALPRRTDGTAEVQCGCGATYPTCPECEDGWLIERSGSYGRFLGCVRYPTCVGKAKISSGDRSAITKPRRQNRA, translated from the coding sequence TTGGAAAGCCGAAAGCCTAGTTCATTGATTCGACTACAACAACGCTCATTGTACAGATTTCTGGCTGATCCCTTCGGCAGGTCCACCCGCGCCTTGGAGTTGGACGGGAACTACATCCGGACTACACGCCGCGGCGAGGTCGTATCTATATCGTTGCAGTCGTTGGCGACCGCGCCTTTCATTAGAAAAGGAATGCTCGGAACCGCACTTACCATCAGTTCGAGCGAGTACAACGATGTTACGCTGAAGGGCGCGGGCCACCGAGATGCCCATGTATTTTCAAAACGGGTCAAGGATGCGTGGAATCGTTTCAATCTCGCGGCCCTCGAAAAGGAAGCGGCGCGCCTGGACAGAGTTCTCGCCGAGGTGATGTCGCTGGCAGCGCCGTCCCGATACCCCGCAGCGTGTCAAATCGCGCCTCTGCTCGAACAAGCCCGTGCTCTGAATGAATCGCTTCTGTCGAAGCTGAATGCCGAAGTCATCGGTCGCGAGACCGTCGCGCGTATTGCGCCCGTCCGGAAGTTCGCAGGCGACCCGCGCACGTTACGCGCGAACGGCATCGCGGCCTTCGTCACCGCCGAACTGGATCGATGGAAGGATTTCTTCGACACTATCGAGACCAAGCCGCTGACGCCGGAACAGCGCCTTTCGGTCGTCGTCGATGAGGATGCGACGCTCGTTCTAGCCGGGGCAGGATCGGGAAAGACGAGCGTCATCACCGCCAAGGCCGCCTATCTGATCAAGGCGGGCATTCGTCAGCCGAAAGAGGTACTGCTTCTCGCCTTCGCAAAGAATGCGGCGGAAGAAATGTCGAAACGTGTCGAGGCCCGATCCGGCGTACCCATCGTCGCGCGGACCTTCAATGCTATTGCCTATGACATCATCGGCATCGTCGAAGGGTCAAAGCCCGCTCTGGCCGATCACGCCACTGACGACATGGCTTTCACCAACCTGATCAAGCAGATTCTGAAGGACCTGGTCGACCGGCTATCGGATGTGTCGATGGCGATCATACGGTGGTTCGCGCATTTCCTGGTCGAGCCGAATAGTGAATGGGATTTCAAAACCAAACACGATTTCTACACCCACATGGAGGCGCAGGACCTGCGGACGCTACAGGGCGAGAAGGTCAAGAGCTACGAAGAACTGCAGATCGCCAACTGGCTCTACGAGAACGGTGTCGAATACGAGTACGAGCCGGTCTACGAACACAAGATCCCCGAAACCGGCAGGCGCGATTACCAGCCGGATTTCCGCCTGACCGAGAGCGGCATCTACATCGAGCATTTCGGGGTGCGCCACCAAAAGATGGCCGACGGCAGCGAGCGGCTGGTCACGGCGCCCTTCGTCGACCGCGACGAATACCTGGCAGGCATGGAATGGAAGCGGCAGGTCCACGCCGAGTATAAGACCACCCTGATCGAAACCTACAGCTATGAGCGCCAGGAGCGGCGGCTGCTGGAGGGTCTCGCCGAAAAGTTGGCACCGCATGTCAACCTGAAACCCCGACCGGTCGAAACGATCTATGACCGGATCGTCGAATTGAATCAGGTCGACGAATTCTCGAAGCTGCTCGGGACCTTCCTGCGCAAGTTCAAGAGCGGGGGCTACAGTCTGCAGGATTGCGAGACCAAATCCGACCGGATGAAGCTGGGCAAGCGTGCCCGGGCGTTCCTCGACGTCTTCGCGCCAGTCTTCGAGGAGTACCAGAAGCGTCTTGAAGGCCGGATCGACTTCGAGGACATGATCCTGCGCGCTGCGCACTATGCGGAGACCGGCCGCTATGACAGCCCGTTCCGCCACATCCTGGTCGATGAGTTCCAAGATATCTCGCAAAGCCGGGCCCGGCTGGTGAAGGCGCTCAAGGCACAGCATCCGGACGTGCGGGTCTTTGCCGTCGGAGATGACTGGCAGTCAATCTTCCGCTTTGCCGGGTCCGACATCCACCTGATGCGCCATTTCGGTCAGGAATTTGGCGGCAGCTTCGACGGCGAGACGGACGTTCACCGGTCTGTCGACCTTGGCCGCACCTTCCGTTCGATCGACCAGATTGCCTTTGCCGCTAGAACCTTCGTCCTGCGGAACCCGGCTCAAATTCAGAAGCTGATCGTCCCGGCCGGGACCGCGACCGAACCTGCCATCAGGATCGTGACCGTGTCCAAGGGCGAGGATAAGGCGAAACTGGCCGAGGTTCTTGCCGCCATGTCTGCGGTTGTGGCACAGGTGGTGAAGCCTGCGACGGTGCTGCTACTCGGCCGATATCGCTTCGTCGAGCCAGACCTGCGGGATCTGAGGCGACGCTTTCCGCGACTGAAGATCAGTTTCAAGACCATCCACGCCTCTAAGGGTCTGGAGGCTGACCACGTCATCCTGCTGAACGCCGACAGCGGGCGCACAGGGTTCCCGTCAGAGATAGTGGACGACCCCTTGCTGTCTATGGTGTCCCCGGAGGAGGAGGCGTTTCAGAACGCGGAAGAACGGCGCGTCATGTATGTTGCGATGACCCGGGCGCGCCACACTTTGACGATCCTTGCTTCGAAAGCCCGGCCATCGTCCTTTGTCACGGAGCTGAAGAAGGATCCCGTCTATGGCATCGCCGCTCTACCTGGCATGGAACTGGAGGAACACGGCTGCGGCGAATGTGGAGGGCGGTTGTTGGGCGTAAGGGGGAAGGATGGCCGCATCTGGTATCGCTGCGAGCATGTCCAGCATTGCGGAAACCTGCTGCCCGCCTGCCAATCCTGCGGAGCCGCTCTGCCGCGCCGCACGGATGGAACGGCGGAGGTACAATGCGGCTGCGGTGCCACCTATCCGACGTGCCCCGAATGCGAAGATGGCTGGCTGATTGAACGCAGCGGCAGTTATGGAAGGTTCCTTGGCTGCGTCCGCTATCCGACCTGCGTCGGGAAAGCGAAAATATCGAGCGGTGACCGGTCCGCAATCACGAAGCCGCGACGCCAAAACAGGGCGTGA